A genomic window from Maridesulfovibrio sp. includes:
- a CDS encoding response regulator has product MRNSILIIDDQKENLFILEEMLNEFLPDVKVISALGAQEGMQKLGPDVGVVISDVQMPSKNGIELCRSIKEKPEYKDISVLLITAHQSTSSMRVRGLKAGALDFISRPIDTDELIAKVNVALNVHNKEQGLRHERDELSTKVEVTGQKLIAVDRQYKTIFESANDAILIFDTDGDILEANPEAHRILGYNPKSLVGRSLKDILNEHDTMKILSSIVHTGEVNISSEFLTVDKAHILIEIHCSLVDLSENKVILAIARDITKQKQAEQVIKESEKHFRLLYTDAPIAYQSLNAFGEFLDVNRRFTEVTGYTVKDILGKPFASILHPDCRNYFTNQFSRINAIGELKGIELRMLKKSSEEILVSFNSRMASSAGSFQQVHCVFHDITKERDTENAMIKAKEAAEMANRSKSEFLANMSHEIRTPLNGIMGMMQLLQSSDLEDEQIKYVRMAIQSSRRLTSLLSDILDLSRVEAGKLNIGYNKLDLVDVLYQLREMYSPVASQSGVDLILNINPNVPRYVMGDAVRLQQVFTNMLENSLKFTEQGNITIDAYKLPVSKKGTVKILFSISDTGIGIPEGKIKELFVPFSQVCEGYTRMHQGAGLGLSICKRLIRLMGGVISLESVENKGTTIYFTVLFGVTDQKCTTGLVKTYSSDIQQYPLRILLVEDEYISRLAAQRQMENFGCYVVPVENGLQALEKLKSDRFDALFMDVQMPVMDGIEATKRIRQGQVGDENKDVHIVAMTAYAMQGDKDIFYNVGMDDYLPKPVEIKELQTVLNRVRKAVS; this is encoded by the coding sequence ATGCGCAATTCAATCCTTATAATTGATGATCAGAAGGAAAACTTATTTATTCTGGAAGAAATGCTCAATGAGTTTCTGCCAGATGTTAAGGTTATTAGTGCATTGGGTGCTCAAGAAGGCATGCAGAAACTTGGCCCTGATGTGGGGGTTGTAATCTCGGATGTTCAGATGCCGAGTAAAAATGGAATTGAGCTGTGCAGAAGCATAAAAGAGAAGCCGGAATATAAAGATATATCCGTTCTGCTCATTACTGCCCACCAGTCCACTTCATCTATGCGGGTGCGGGGACTGAAGGCCGGAGCGCTCGATTTTATCTCCCGCCCGATTGATACTGATGAGCTGATTGCTAAAGTAAACGTAGCCTTAAATGTTCACAACAAAGAGCAGGGCCTGCGTCATGAACGGGACGAATTATCAACTAAGGTAGAAGTGACCGGGCAGAAGCTTATAGCTGTGGACAGGCAGTATAAGACTATTTTTGAAAGTGCTAATGATGCAATATTAATTTTTGATACAGACGGGGATATTCTTGAGGCAAATCCTGAGGCGCATCGTATTCTCGGATATAATCCGAAGTCTTTAGTCGGCAGATCTCTTAAAGATATTTTGAACGAACATGACACCATGAAGATTTTAAGCAGCATTGTCCACACTGGTGAAGTGAATATTTCATCTGAGTTTCTTACCGTTGATAAAGCACATATTCTAATCGAAATTCATTGCAGTCTGGTAGACTTGAGTGAAAACAAGGTCATTCTGGCTATAGCACGTGATATAACGAAACAAAAACAGGCAGAGCAAGTCATTAAAGAAAGTGAAAAGCACTTCCGTCTTCTGTATACTGATGCTCCTATCGCATATCAATCTTTGAATGCTTTTGGTGAGTTTCTTGATGTAAACCGGCGCTTCACGGAGGTTACCGGCTACACGGTTAAGGATATTCTCGGTAAGCCTTTTGCGAGTATTTTGCATCCCGATTGTCGGAATTATTTTACAAACCAGTTCTCCAGAATTAATGCAATCGGCGAACTTAAAGGCATTGAATTACGAATGCTGAAAAAGAGCTCTGAAGAAATTCTGGTCTCATTTAACTCTCGTATGGCATCTTCTGCCGGAAGTTTTCAGCAGGTTCATTGTGTTTTTCACGATATTACCAAGGAACGTGATACTGAAAATGCTATGATCAAAGCCAAAGAAGCTGCAGAAATGGCGAATCGCAGTAAATCTGAATTTCTTGCAAATATGAGCCATGAAATCAGAACTCCTTTGAACGGTATCATGGGTATGATGCAATTACTGCAAAGCAGTGACCTGGAAGATGAACAAATAAAGTATGTTAGAATGGCAATTCAATCGTCTAGAAGACTTACAAGCCTGCTTTCAGATATTCTGGATCTTTCACGTGTTGAGGCCGGCAAGCTTAACATCGGTTATAATAAACTTGATCTGGTGGATGTGCTGTACCAGCTAAGGGAGATGTATTCCCCTGTGGCAAGTCAGAGTGGAGTAGATCTTATTCTAAACATAAATCCCAATGTCCCGCGTTATGTCATGGGCGATGCTGTCCGCCTGCAGCAGGTTTTCACTAATATGCTGGAAAATTCCCTGAAATTTACTGAGCAGGGGAATATAACAATAGATGCATATAAACTTCCAGTTTCAAAGAAAGGTACGGTAAAAATCCTATTTTCAATCAGTGATACAGGAATCGGTATACCCGAAGGGAAAATCAAGGAGCTTTTTGTGCCTTTTTCACAGGTTTGCGAAGGCTATACGCGTATGCATCAAGGAGCTGGACTCGGTCTTTCAATTTGTAAGCGTCTTATTCGTCTGATGGGTGGAGTTATCTCGTTAGAAAGTGTGGAAAATAAAGGGACAACAATTTATTTTACGGTTCTTTTCGGTGTTACGGATCAAAAGTGCACAACTGGTTTGGTAAAGACGTATAGTTCTGATATCCAACAATATCCTTTACGTATTTTGCTTGTGGAAGATGAATATATCAGCCGGCTTGCCGCACAAAGGCAGATGGAGAATTTTGGCTGCTATGTTGTTCCTGTTGAGAATGGCCTCCAGGCACTTGAAAAGTTGAAATCAGATCGATTCGATGCATTGTTCATGGATGTCCAGATGCCGGTTATGGATGGCATCGAAGCGACAAAAAGAATTCGTCAAGGGCAGGTTGGCGACGAAAACAAGGATGTACATATTGTCGCCATGACGGCCTATGCCATGCAGGGAGACAAAGATATTTTTTATAATGTCGGTATGGATGACTACCTTCCTAAGCCGGTGGAGATAAAGGAATTGCAGACAGTCCTGAACAGGGTCAGAAAGGCGGTTTCCTAG
- a CDS encoding response regulator → MNFFDRMTIKLKLIGSFIAIAIALVLFGVFILIEMNALGDLTTTLYEHPLRVSNAAQAAHKGVIRIQGVMKDIIVSNDMPALREQMNIIQNEEKNVLAQLNIVQKYILGEQGQELEAEARATFFQWKELRLKILSLIRDGKREEGLQIFKLENVELVNTLELNMHDLNAYARNKADGFMAEANTVQRSILTNTIILLGLFILFFYLLSTTLIKHLTGRINDLQSTVSTITETGNFEEISVIGDNELSKLAASFNELIRSLSRQLWLRSGLNNLNDELAAVYSLDSFAESILKFLADHLQASTGAFFFYDDKEQTSYMLASYSMAEAAKLTRKFADGDGIVGQVAKERSPRILTFVQPEEGLIESGTVSASPNVLFVYPLIFANRLLGVIELTSFKEFGTVEQGFMKTACHNIATALNAIIQREEIDALYNETIAQNEELTKAGEIARKAKEEIESRNKELSLRSEELRLQANLLRLQKNELEAKKVQVEESDRLKSEFLSNMSHELRTPLNSILALSQLMQIKGTGRDEKKEAEYLNVIERNGKHLLSLINDILDLSKIESGRMEVYPSNFIPAELLEEVSATIRPMAEGKSLSFTTRVDCSQSMFSDRDKIRQILLNMLSNSIKFTDEGTIEVELLNDDDYLVLNVKDTGIGIAPEDQEDIFDEFRQVDGSTSRRHEGTGLGLAICKKLAIALEGDLEVASELGSGSTFTLRLPLRLSNYKQKKKIPLEVSRKNHNESMDTVLVVDDDPKSREIITDHLKNAGYAVIEADNGSRALELAASNSLVGITLDIFMPGMDGWETLNLLKNNLNTMDIPVVIVSISDDATTGYVLGAASHLTKPIDKQQLLFEINNLKKQAPVKSVLIVDDNENDRAIISTILEESGYSTVEADSGRSGVDKAVSLLPDAMTLDLIMPGMDGFQVLEEIDRIPLLDYLPVIIVTAKDLNSEDHKKLLDRSRVIVQKGELDVKTLLQKLENGLENIRMQKPEQSTQKMCKAHVLVIEDNDIATMQLSILLKELGLRLSHAASAEKAEQLIEQTNPDLILIDLMISSFNVFDLFETIRSKPETASTPVIVITGRELTDKDLDVLQKQNVMQFNRKEPLDRELLKELILTSVQDIMHPDCVNLPKNDFGKVEFPDSGINAPFGKGKTIVVVEDNKDNIVTLKAILDDFQGELHVAYDGESGLEKIREIRPDIVLMDIQLPGINGLEATAAIKSSDDLKHIPVIAVTARAMKGDKDKILSAGCDGLLTKPYDVKVLRGMLIKWLM, encoded by the coding sequence ATGAATTTTTTTGACAGAATGACAATCAAATTAAAGTTGATTGGCTCCTTTATTGCTATCGCTATCGCTTTGGTTTTATTTGGTGTTTTCATCCTTATAGAAATGAACGCACTGGGAGATCTTACGACAACATTATATGAACATCCTCTCAGAGTTTCTAATGCAGCTCAGGCAGCCCACAAAGGTGTTATCCGTATACAGGGGGTAATGAAGGACATCATAGTTTCAAATGATATGCCCGCGCTTCGGGAACAGATGAATATTATTCAGAATGAAGAAAAAAACGTGCTTGCTCAGCTTAACATTGTACAAAAATATATTCTCGGTGAACAGGGGCAGGAGCTGGAGGCCGAAGCTCGTGCAACTTTTTTTCAGTGGAAAGAGCTCAGGCTTAAAATTTTATCTCTTATTCGTGACGGAAAACGGGAAGAAGGATTACAGATATTTAAATTGGAGAATGTTGAACTAGTTAATACTCTTGAACTCAACATGCATGACTTAAATGCTTACGCCAGGAACAAAGCAGATGGTTTTATGGCTGAAGCAAACACGGTTCAGCGCAGTATATTAACCAATACTATTATTTTGCTTGGTCTGTTTATCCTGTTTTTTTATTTATTAAGTACAACTTTAATCAAGCATCTTACAGGAAGAATAAACGACCTTCAGTCCACAGTTTCCACTATAACCGAGACAGGTAATTTTGAAGAGATTTCGGTGATCGGCGACAATGAGTTATCAAAACTGGCTGCCAGTTTTAATGAATTGATCAGGTCTTTGTCTCGCCAATTATGGCTTCGGAGTGGGTTGAACAATCTTAATGATGAATTGGCAGCTGTTTATTCACTGGATTCTTTTGCCGAGTCAATCTTAAAATTTCTTGCCGATCATTTGCAAGCCAGTACCGGGGCTTTCTTTTTTTATGATGATAAAGAACAAACAAGTTATATGCTGGCTTCCTACTCTATGGCAGAAGCGGCTAAGCTAACCAGAAAATTTGCTGACGGTGACGGGATTGTCGGGCAGGTAGCCAAGGAGCGCAGCCCCCGGATTCTGACATTTGTACAGCCTGAGGAAGGGCTTATTGAGTCCGGAACAGTTTCTGCCTCGCCCAATGTACTTTTTGTCTATCCTTTAATTTTTGCAAATAGACTTCTTGGAGTTATAGAACTGACTTCATTTAAGGAATTCGGAACTGTTGAGCAGGGATTCATGAAGACTGCCTGTCATAATATTGCTACCGCATTGAATGCTATAATCCAACGTGAAGAGATTGATGCTCTTTATAATGAAACCATAGCGCAAAATGAAGAGCTTACCAAAGCAGGGGAAATCGCCCGCAAAGCAAAAGAAGAGATCGAATCACGCAATAAAGAACTAAGTCTTCGTTCGGAAGAGCTAAGGTTGCAGGCAAATCTTTTGAGGTTGCAGAAAAATGAATTGGAAGCGAAAAAAGTACAGGTAGAGGAGTCCGATCGTCTTAAATCAGAATTCCTTTCCAATATGAGTCATGAACTTCGTACTCCGTTAAACAGTATTCTGGCGCTGTCTCAACTGATGCAGATCAAGGGAACCGGCCGGGATGAGAAAAAAGAGGCTGAATATCTTAACGTTATTGAGAGGAACGGAAAACATTTGCTCTCGTTGATTAATGATATTCTGGATCTTTCAAAGATTGAATCCGGACGTATGGAAGTCTACCCATCAAATTTTATACCGGCCGAGTTGTTGGAAGAGGTTTCGGCAACTATACGGCCCATGGCAGAGGGGAAATCTTTATCTTTCACCACCAGAGTAGATTGTTCTCAGAGTATGTTTTCAGACAGGGATAAGATAAGGCAGATCTTGTTGAATATGCTGTCTAATTCCATAAAATTCACAGATGAAGGAACTATTGAAGTTGAGCTTCTTAATGATGACGATTATCTGGTCCTGAATGTGAAAGATACAGGAATAGGAATAGCTCCAGAAGATCAGGAAGATATTTTTGATGAATTTCGTCAGGTGGACGGGTCAACTTCCCGCAGACATGAGGGGACAGGACTCGGACTTGCCATATGTAAAAAACTGGCCATAGCCCTTGAAGGTGATCTGGAAGTTGCTTCTGAACTTGGCAGTGGAAGTACCTTCACCCTTCGTCTTCCTCTTCGGCTGAGCAATTATAAACAGAAAAAGAAAATTCCGTTAGAAGTCAGCCGTAAAAATCATAATGAGTCTATGGATACGGTGCTGGTCGTTGATGACGATCCAAAATCAAGAGAAATAATTACGGATCATCTTAAAAATGCCGGATACGCTGTTATTGAAGCCGATAACGGCAGCCGGGCTTTGGAGTTGGCAGCCAGTAATTCGCTCGTAGGTATCACTCTGGATATTTTCATGCCCGGAATGGACGGCTGGGAAACATTGAACCTGCTTAAGAATAATCTCAATACAATGGATATTCCAGTTGTAATAGTCTCAATAAGTGACGATGCGACAACAGGATACGTTCTGGGCGCAGCCAGTCACTTAACTAAACCTATCGACAAACAGCAACTGCTCTTTGAGATAAATAATCTTAAAAAGCAGGCTCCGGTAAAAAGTGTTCTTATTGTTGATGATAATGAGAATGATCGTGCTATAATATCTACTATTCTGGAGGAATCCGGATACTCTACCGTAGAAGCTGACAGCGGCCGGTCGGGTGTGGACAAGGCGGTAAGCCTGCTTCCTGATGCCATGACTCTTGATTTGATTATGCCGGGAATGGACGGTTTTCAAGTGCTGGAGGAAATAGACCGGATTCCTTTGCTGGATTATCTGCCTGTAATAATAGTTACCGCTAAGGATCTCAACTCCGAGGATCACAAGAAGCTTTTGGATAGGAGCAGAGTTATTGTCCAGAAGGGTGAACTTGATGTCAAAACACTGCTGCAAAAGCTAGAGAACGGGCTGGAGAATATCCGGATGCAAAAACCTGAACAATCCACACAGAAAATGTGCAAGGCGCATGTTCTGGTCATCGAAGATAATGATATTGCAACCATGCAACTATCAATTCTTTTAAAGGAACTTGGCTTACGTCTGAGTCATGCAGCCAGTGCTGAGAAGGCAGAGCAGTTAATAGAGCAGACAAATCCAGATCTTATCCTGATTGATTTAATGATCTCAAGTTTCAATGTTTTTGATTTATTTGAAACCATCCGCTCCAAACCTGAAACGGCAAGTACTCCGGTTATAGTTATCACCGGCAGGGAGCTGACTGATAAAGATCTTGATGTTCTTCAAAAGCAGAATGTCATGCAGTTTAACCGTAAGGAACCTTTGGACAGAGAATTACTTAAAGAACTTATCCTTACATCAGTTCAGGATATAATGCATCCTGATTGCGTGAATTTGCCGAAAAATGATTTTGGTAAAGTGGAATTTCCGGATTCCGGAATTAATGCCCCCTTCGGGAAAGGAAAGACCATTGTTGTGGTGGAGGATAATAAAGACAATATAGTCACCCTCAAGGCAATTCTGGATGATTTTCAAGGGGAGCTTCATGTTGCATACGACGGTGAAAGCGGGTTGGAAAAAATTCGCGAAATCAGGCCTGATATTGTGCTCATGGATATTCAGTTGCCGGGTATTAACGGGTTGGAAGCGACTGCTGCTATTAAGAGCTCTGATGATCTAAAACACATACCTGTTATCGCTGTTACAGCCAGAGCCATGAAAGGTGACAAAGATAAGATCCTATCCGCAGGGTGTGACGGATTATTGACCAAACCATATGATGTAAAAGTTCTGCGTGGAATGCTTATTAAATGGTTAATGTAA
- a CDS encoding YeiH family protein, translating into MIQKIISPDFYSTKAFNGILFVALFASAASQISSLHMISSINISPLIVGIVLGMLYGNTLRHNLPEQWVPGILFSSGRLLRAAVVLYGFRLTLQDISSVGLSGIMADVFIVSSTFIGGTVLGTKVFKMPRRLAMLTAAGSSVCGAAAVLGTEPVVRAKAHESSIAVGTVVVYGTIAMLLYPLLYKSGLLNLTDQSYGIWVGSTMHEVAHAVAAGNAISPEAGNVAVIVKMLRVVLLAPLLIAVGLWLAKFPEKNAETEDTSSKRKGFPVFALLFVLCVFINSLGIIPENVVHFINSFDIFLLTMAMCALGMETNIEKAKVVGPKPFILAGILAIWLMGAGLLVAKYMPSLCS; encoded by the coding sequence ATGATTCAAAAAATTATTTCGCCTGACTTTTATTCAACAAAAGCTTTCAATGGAATTCTTTTTGTAGCTCTTTTTGCATCTGCGGCTTCACAAATTTCTTCTCTGCACATGATTAGTTCGATCAACATCAGTCCCTTAATTGTAGGCATCGTTCTGGGCATGCTATATGGAAACACACTGCGCCATAATCTGCCAGAACAATGGGTTCCTGGAATTCTATTTTCTTCCGGGCGTCTGCTTAGAGCTGCTGTTGTTTTATATGGTTTCCGCCTAACTCTCCAAGATATTTCATCTGTTGGCCTCTCCGGGATTATGGCAGATGTATTTATTGTAAGCAGTACTTTCATTGGCGGAACAGTTTTGGGCACTAAAGTGTTCAAAATGCCCAGAAGGCTGGCAATGCTTACTGCTGCTGGGAGTTCTGTTTGCGGGGCCGCGGCAGTTCTTGGAACTGAACCGGTTGTACGCGCCAAAGCACACGAAAGCAGTATCGCGGTTGGAACTGTGGTGGTTTACGGAACAATCGCCATGCTCCTTTATCCATTATTATATAAAAGCGGACTGCTGAATTTAACGGATCAATCATATGGCATCTGGGTAGGATCAACAATGCACGAGGTAGCTCATGCTGTTGCGGCAGGAAACGCAATTTCACCGGAAGCGGGCAATGTTGCTGTCATAGTTAAAATGCTGCGTGTGGTACTTCTTGCTCCATTACTTATTGCAGTTGGATTGTGGCTTGCCAAATTCCCTGAAAAAAATGCTGAGACAGAAGATACCTCCTCAAAAAGAAAAGGCTTCCCTGTTTTTGCACTGCTTTTTGTCTTATGCGTATTCATAAATTCACTGGGAATCATTCCAGAAAACGTTGTACACTTCATTAATTCATTCGACATTTTCCTGCTGACAATGGCTATGTGTGCTCTTGGTATGGAGACCAATATCGAGAAAGCTAAAGTTGTTGGTCCAAAGCCATTTATTTTAGCCGGAATTTTGGCAATCTGGCTTATGGGTGCCGGATTACTCGTAGCTAAGTATATGCCTAGTTTATGTTCATAG
- a CDS encoding LysR substrate-binding domain-containing protein produces the protein MKLRHIEIFLALARTPNMREVSSRLFLSQAGVSSALRLFENELGVLLFDRVGREIRLNEKGRLLFTYLAPLYRQIDDSIDMIMSGAMVGNVKLGASATLADYVLPQVLYDFKTRHDRVNISLESGSTKEIVKQVEAGTLDMGFVEGDVTSTGVRTASLCKDNLVVISSDIKLAENGPYPIAKLAEKNWLIRQEGSGTRELFLQNVMQKGVSPKIFLEFSNNEAIKTVLHNPGTLTCISPRVVESELRRNEFYTVPISDVQFSRFFLQVLHKRRNLSPLLQGISEAVMERLANSFAKETATRNTPASR, from the coding sequence ATGAAGTTAAGACACATAGAAATTTTTTTAGCACTGGCCCGTACTCCGAATATGCGTGAGGTCTCATCTAGACTGTTTCTGTCTCAGGCAGGGGTCTCCAGCGCTTTAAGGCTGTTTGAAAATGAGCTTGGTGTTTTGTTGTTTGATAGAGTCGGGCGAGAGATTCGTTTGAATGAAAAAGGGAGGCTGCTTTTTACCTACTTAGCCCCGCTTTACAGACAGATTGACGACAGCATTGATATGATCATGTCAGGAGCGATGGTAGGAAATGTGAAGCTAGGAGCTTCGGCAACTCTTGCGGACTATGTGCTGCCACAGGTTTTATACGATTTTAAAACCCGGCATGACCGGGTGAATATTTCTTTAGAATCTGGAAGTACAAAAGAAATCGTGAAACAAGTTGAAGCCGGCACGCTCGATATGGGCTTTGTGGAAGGTGACGTTACCTCAACAGGAGTTCGCACGGCCTCACTTTGTAAGGATAACCTTGTTGTAATCAGCTCTGACATTAAACTGGCCGAAAATGGCCCTTACCCTATTGCAAAACTTGCCGAAAAGAATTGGTTGATTCGCCAGGAAGGTTCAGGAACTCGAGAGTTGTTCCTGCAAAATGTAATGCAAAAAGGCGTTTCTCCTAAGATCTTTTTGGAATTCAGCAACAATGAAGCCATCAAAACTGTTCTGCATAACCCTGGAACGTTAACTTGTATCTCCCCACGGGTTGTTGAATCCGAATTAAGACGTAATGAATTTTATACAGTGCCAATAAGTGATGTCCAGTTTTCAAGGTTTTTTTTACAGGTTCTGCATAAGCGAAGAAATTTATCTCCGTTACTTCAAGGTATCTCTGAAGCTGTAATGGAAAGGTTGGCTAATAGTTTTGCAAAAGAGACTGCAACACGGAACACTCCCGCATCTCGATGA
- a CDS encoding malate synthase G produces MVEHITVGGLKVAKPLYELVENKIIPGTGISSCTVFWEELQSILTDLMPRNRELLEKREELQARIDKWHLSRKGQAHDAAEYKKFLYDIGYILPEGEPFAIETEGVDPELATIAGPQLVVPITNARYALNAVNSRWGSLYDALYGTDVIPEDGGAEKGKSYNSVRGRKVMEYASGFLDSAVPLAAGKHADVVEYKISSKENVEFSAVLKDGSESLLADSTQFVGYAQNGSLLLFRNNGLHIEIYIDPENIIGRDHPAGVKDVVMEAAVTTIQDCEDSVAAVDGEDKALAYSNWLGLIRGDLETTFKKGGKEVVRRMAADREYTGSDGATFSLSGRSMLLIRNVGLLMTTDAVLLADGTEIPEGILDAMMTGLIALHDIKKLGRFQNSKTGSVYIVKPKQHGPEEVAFTCELFARVEKALGMTAGTMKIGVMDEERRTTVNLKECIRAAKDRIIFINTGFLDRTGDEIHTSMEAGPMVCKADMKNARWMSKYEDWNVDVGLACGFSGKAQIGKGMWAMPDRMREMVETKQGHPLAGANCAWVPSPTAAVLHAMHYHTVDVFKQQAKLSGASRATLDDLLTIPLLEGTLTPEVIQREIENNCQGILGYVVRWVEQGIGCSKVPDINDVGLMEDRATLRISSQYLANWLHHGLCTEAQVMQALQQMAAVVDRQNDGDPHYHNMAPDYEKSIAFQAACDLIFKGCKQPSGYTEPILHAKRCEVKAAK; encoded by the coding sequence ATTGTGGAACACATTACAGTTGGCGGACTCAAGGTTGCCAAACCTCTGTATGAGCTGGTCGAAAATAAGATTATACCGGGGACAGGAATTTCTTCATGCACTGTTTTTTGGGAAGAGCTGCAATCTATTCTGACTGATCTGATGCCTCGAAACAGGGAACTGCTCGAAAAGCGTGAAGAGCTTCAAGCGCGTATTGATAAGTGGCATTTATCCCGTAAGGGGCAAGCTCATGATGCTGCCGAGTATAAAAAATTTCTTTATGATATAGGATATATTCTTCCTGAAGGTGAGCCTTTTGCCATCGAAACAGAAGGGGTGGACCCTGAACTGGCAACCATCGCCGGACCGCAGCTTGTAGTGCCCATTACCAATGCCCGCTACGCGCTGAACGCTGTCAATTCCCGATGGGGCAGTCTTTATGATGCTCTTTATGGAACAGACGTAATTCCTGAAGATGGCGGCGCAGAAAAAGGCAAGAGTTACAACTCCGTTCGCGGCCGTAAGGTCATGGAATACGCTTCTGGATTTTTGGATAGCGCAGTCCCGCTTGCCGCTGGAAAACATGCTGATGTTGTGGAATACAAAATCTCGTCGAAAGAAAATGTAGAGTTCAGTGCGGTGCTGAAAGATGGATCGGAATCCTTGCTTGCTGATTCTACTCAGTTTGTAGGCTACGCGCAGAATGGTTCTTTACTCCTTTTCCGTAATAATGGTCTTCATATTGAAATCTATATTGATCCAGAAAATATTATCGGGCGTGATCATCCTGCCGGAGTAAAAGATGTTGTTATGGAAGCCGCAGTCACTACTATTCAGGATTGCGAGGATTCCGTTGCAGCTGTGGATGGCGAAGATAAAGCGCTGGCCTACAGTAACTGGTTGGGACTTATCCGGGGTGATCTTGAAACAACTTTTAAGAAAGGTGGTAAAGAGGTTGTGCGCCGTATGGCTGCGGACCGTGAATACACCGGATCTGACGGTGCGACTTTTTCATTGTCCGGTAGGTCTATGCTGCTGATTCGTAATGTAGGGCTGCTCATGACAACCGATGCAGTGCTGCTTGCCGACGGAACAGAAATTCCTGAAGGCATACTTGATGCGATGATGACCGGGCTTATTGCTTTGCACGACATAAAAAAGCTGGGCCGCTTTCAAAATAGTAAAACCGGAAGTGTTTATATCGTTAAGCCCAAGCAGCATGGACCGGAAGAAGTCGCCTTTACCTGCGAGCTTTTTGCGAGAGTTGAAAAAGCTCTGGGTATGACTGCCGGAACTATGAAGATCGGGGTTATGGATGAAGAGCGGCGTACTACAGTTAACCTTAAAGAATGCATCCGTGCGGCAAAAGACCGGATTATTTTTATCAATACCGGATTCCTTGATCGCACAGGAGATGAAATCCATACCAGTATGGAAGCCGGCCCTATGGTTTGCAAGGCGGACATGAAAAATGCACGCTGGATGAGCAAGTATGAAGACTGGAACGTTGATGTGGGCCTTGCCTGCGGTTTTTCCGGTAAAGCGCAAATAGGTAAAGGTATGTGGGCTATGCCGGATCGCATGCGTGAAATGGTGGAAACCAAGCAAGGCCATCCGCTTGCCGGAGCTAATTGCGCATGGGTTCCATCGCCAACTGCTGCGGTGTTGCATGCCATGCATTATCATACCGTGGATGTTTTTAAGCAGCAAGCCAAGCTTTCAGGGGCATCCAGAGCAACTCTTGACGATCTGCTAACAATCCCTCTTTTGGAAGGAACATTAACTCCCGAAGTCATTCAGCGTGAGATAGAAAACAATTGTCAGGGCATTCTGGGCTATGTGGTCCGCTGGGTAGAGCAGGGCATCGGTTGCTCAAAGGTTCCTGATATCAATGATGTGGGACTCATGGAAGACAGGGCAACACTGCGTATTTCCAGCCAGTATCTGGCTAACTGGCTGCATCATGGGCTCTGTACCGAAGCTCAGGTTATGCAGGCTTTGCAGCAGATGGCTGCCGTGGTTGACCGCCAGAATGATGGAGATCCGCACTACCATAATATGGCTCCTGACTATGAAAAGAGCATTGCTTTTCAAGCTGCCTGCGACCTAATTTTTAAAGGCTGCAAACAGCCTAGCGGATATACCGAGCCTATTCTGCATGCCAAACGGTGTGAGGTTAAGGCTGCTAAGTAG
- a CDS encoding DUF6573 family protein — MMHALDDSLFNVIFSYTRKQAIEDGNLIDVIEQAKQTGFKVPVAVSLNLYEQVHRSTERT, encoded by the coding sequence ATGATGCACGCACTTGACGATTCACTGTTCAATGTAATCTTTTCGTATACCAGAAAGCAGGCGATCGAAGACGGAAATCTAATCGATGTGATCGAACAGGCTAAACAGACCGGATTCAAGGTTCCAGTGGCTGTTTCTTTGAACTTGTATGAACAAGTACATCGCTCCACCGAAAGGACTTGA